The Sphingomonas sp. G-3-2-10 DNA window CCAGCCCGACCACCGGCTTGGCGCACCCCGCGCGTTCCATCTTCTCGATCAGCGAGGGCAGCGCGCTTTCGGAGGAGGATGTACCCAGCACCAGCAGCAGCTCGGCCTTGAGATAGCGGATCAGCTTCAGGATCGAGAAGCCCGCCATCCGCGCGACCGTGCCGAGGATGACCAGCACGAAGATCGCCGAAGTGAGATAGAAGGTCGCGACGAGCTGGCCCAGCTGAACCAGCGAACCCAGCCCGTATTTGCCGATCACGAACGCCATCGCCCCGAATGCGCCGATCGGCGCGGCGCGCATCACGATCGCGACGAGGCGAAAGATCACCAGCCCGATCCGCTCGATCAGGTCCGCCACCGGCCGCGCCGGCTCGCCGACGATCGACAGCGACACGCCGAACAGGATCGACACCAGCAGCACCTGAAGCAGCGACCCTTCGGTGAAGGCCGAAACCAGCGTCCTGGGGATCATCGCCAGCAGGAAGCCGGTGATCGTCTGGTCATGCGCCTTGTCGACATAGGTCTTCACCGCGGCGGCATCGTCGGCGGTGAGGTTCGCGTTCATCCCCGCGCCCGGCTGGACGAGATTGGCGATCACCAGCCCGACGATCAGCGCCAGCGTCGAGAAGAACAGGAAATAGGCAAAGGCCTTGCCCGCGACCCGGCCGACCGACCGCATCTCGCGCATTCCGGCGATGCCGCTGACCAGCGTGATGAAGATGACCGGCGCGATGATCATCTTGACCAGCGCGATGAAGGCATCGCCCAGCGGCTTCATCTCCGCGCCGAGAGCAGGCCGGAAATACCCCAGCGCCACCCCCGCGACGATCGCCACCAGCACCTGCAGATAGAGATGCCCCCACAGGCTCGGCTTGCGCGCGGGCGGCGCTCCGGTCGCGATGATGGCCATGATGTTCCTCCCCCTGCGCTGCCCCGGCTATAGGCGCGCGCGCGCTTCATGATAAGCGCCGGGCATGACTTTAGAGACTGCCCGCGCCTGGCTCGCCGAACACGCCCCCGATCTCGCGCTGATCGATCATGGTGTCAGCACCGCCACCGTCGCCGAAGCCGCCGCCGCGCTCGGCGTCGAACCCGCCCGGATCGCTAAGACGCTGGCGCTCCGGGTCGGCGAATCGGTCTTCCTCGTTGTGGCACGCGGCGACGCCCGGATCGACAATGCGAAGACCAAGGCCGAATTCGGCGGCCGTCCCCGAATGCTGGCGGCGGAGGAAGCGCTGGCGGTGACCGGTCACCCGGTCGGCGGCGTCTGCCCGTTCGGGTTGGCGACCCCGGTCCCGGTCTATTGCGACATCTCGATCCGCCCCTACGCCACCGTCTTCCCCGCGGCGGGATCGCTCACCAGTTCGGTCGAGATGACGCCGGAACGTCTGGCGGCTTTGGTCTCCACCCGCTGGATCGACATCTGCAAACTCGCCGAATGAGCCTCTTTCGAAAAATGTTCCGGAAACGCGCTTCCCGCGGTTGACAACCCCATGCCCCCACCGTAGTTCGCGCCCCCTACCCCGTGCCCAGATGGCGGAATTGGTAGACGCACCAGCTTCAGGTGCTGGCGGTCGCAAGGCCGTGGAGGTTCGAGTCCTCTTCTGGGCACCAGCTACTCTCAAAGCATCAAAAATGCTCGGGGATCGTCGGGAAGACGGTCCCCGGAGAGCGTTTGTTACGACAAAACTGCTACCGGAAAATGGCGCAACATCGGGCGGAAAGTCCCGGAAAACCGTCGTTCACGAGGGAAGCGTTTGCCACGGCAAGCCGTTATGGGATTTGCCCCATAACCTGCTTCGGCCAGAGCATTCACGGTGTTGGCCGTGGACCGGTAATCGGGAGTCTATGCATGCGGCTGGTGCGAAAGGTCGATTGACGGCGTTTCCTCCCGGCTTCTCCTCAACGCGCCGTTCCCTGGCTCGGCGCCAGCCGAGTTCGGCCACCACCGGAAAGTGATCGGAGCTTTGCAGCGGGCCGCGATGGTCGGTTAGCGTTGTGGCCCGCCGGGCGACAAATCCGCGCGTGAGGATCCAGTCGATCCGCCGATCCGCGACGCCGGTGAAATTGTGGAAGGTTTCGGCAGGCCCCACCCTGCGCCGGGCAGTCACCCAGGCATCGCGCAGTTCCCCCGTCAGCAGCGCGTGAACATCGGTGTCCGGCGTGGTGTTGAAATCGCCGGTCAGTACCACCGGGGACTTGCCCGCGATCGCATCGATCCGCGCCAGCAACAGCGCGGCGCCCTTCGCGCGCGCGGCGCCATCTTCGGCGCGATAAGGGAGATGCGTATTGAACAGGTAGAAGCGCCGGCGTCCCCGGATCGTCTCGAACTGCGCCCACGTCACCATCCGAGGATAGGGATGCCCCCAGCTAATGCTGCCCGGCACCTCGGGCGTGTCGGATAGCCAGAAATTGCCGGAGTCGAGGATCTTCAGCCGGTCGCGGCGATAGAAGACGCCCATATGCTCGTCGGCATGGCCACCGCGGCGGTCGATCCCGAACCACGCATATTGCGGGAGGCGGGCCACCAGATCGTCGCCCTGCACCTTGTGCAGTTCCTGGGTGCCGATGACATCGGGCGCAGCGCGCGCGATGACCTGTGCCGCGAATTCGCGGCGATTGTCCCAGCTATTGGCGCCGTCGGAGGCCAGCGGCAGCCGCACGTTGAACGTCATCACCTTGAGCGAAGTCTGCGCATGCACGCCGATCGGCGCGGCCAGCAGCAGGAGCGGCACGATTCCCGTCAGCATCCGCCCAACGGCGCGAAACAGCCTGGAAATGCGCATCTCTTTCCCCTCCGGATCCCGATGCCGTGGATCGACCGCCGCCCCTTTTGACGAAGCGCTTCTCGACGCGACTGGCAAATCAGTCGCGCAATCCTCTATATGAAACCGGTTACATATGCTAGTCGGATGCCGTTCGACACGACCGACTCGTGGCAATCCGCATGGATTCGCAGATGCGCACGGGCCGGAAAAACAATGGTCGGAACAGGGAATAGGGGAGGAATTTCGATGCCGAATCGATCACGCGACAACACCAATTCGCGGCACGGCCGGGCAATGCACATTGCCGCTGCGCTGATGCTGGGCACCTCGATGGCGGCGATCGCCATCGCGCCGGCGCATGCCCAGGTATCCGAAGCGTCGCTTCGCGGGACGATTACCATGCCGGACGGCAGCACCGCGACCGAAGTCGTCGCGGTCGAAGTCGGCAGCGGCTACCGGCGCACCGCCGAAGTACGGTCCGACGGCAGCTATAATTTCGCATCGCTGCGCCCCGGCACCTATCGCCTCGAGATCACGACCACGGCGGGCCCGCGCACGACCGACGAGTTCCGGCTGGCAGTCGCCCAGACCGCAGTGCTCGATTTCGACTTCGCGGGCGAGAGCGCTGGCGCGAGCAACGAGATCGTCGTCACCGGCGGCCAGCTGCGCACGGCCCAGGGCGGCGAAGTCGGCAAGACCATCAGCTCGCGCCTGATCGACCAGCTGCCGCAGAACAACCGCAACTTCCTTGCCTTCGCCGATCTCGCGCCCGGAGTGCAGTTCGTCACCAACGGCAGCGATCAGTCACGCGTTCAGGGCGGGGCGCAGAACAGCAGCACCGTCAACGTCTTCATCGATGGCGTCGGCCAGAAGGACTATGTCCTCAAGAACGGCATCACCGGCCAGGATTCGACCCAGGGCAATCCCTTCCCGCAGCTCGCGGTCGGCGAGTACCGGGTGATCAGCTCGAACTACAAGGCGGAGTTCGACCAGGTCAGCTCGGTCGCGATCACCGCCATCACCAAGTCGGGCACCAACGAGTTTCATGGTGAAGGCTTCATCGACTTCACCAACCAGGACTTCCGCGACTGGCGCCCGAGCGAACTCACCGTCAAGGTCCCCAGCCGCGATCTGCAGTTCGGCGGCGCGCTGGGCGGCCCGATCATCAGGGACGTGCTGCACTTCTTCGTCACCTATGAAGGCAAGCGCCGCACCAGCCCGCGCGACATCACGCCCGGGCTGAGCCTTCCGGTCAGCTACTTCCCGTCCTCGCTTCAGGGCGTGTTCGGCTCGACCAACGAGACGTTCAACGAGAACCTCTATTTCGGCAAGCTGAGCTTCGCGCCGACCGACAAGGACCTGTTCGAATTCTCCGGCAAGTATCGCGACGAATCGGGCGAGCAGTTCAACAGCGGCATCAACGCCTATGAGACGCGCACGCTGGCGCGCGTCGTCGAATGGCGTGGCCTTGCCCGCTGGCAGCACACCGAAGACACCTGGAACAATGATTTCAAGGTCGCCTATGAGGATGTGAGCTGGAACCCCAGCCCGTTCCTCGAGCAGCCCCGCTTCTTCTACAACGTCCAGATCCAAAACCCGGGCGGATCGATCCAGCGCGGCGACGTGCTGAGCACCGGCGGCGGCACCAACTTCCAGGACAAGGGCCAGAAGGGCTGGCAGGTTTCGGACGACTTCACCTTCACCGGCTTCGCGGGGCATACGATCAAGGTCGGTGCCAAGGCGAAGTGGGTCACGCTCCAGTCGCTTCAGCTCAACGGCTACAATCCCACCTTCCGCTATTTCACGCCCGTGGGCGGCGCGTTCAACACGACCACGCCGTACCAGATGACGTTCCAGACGACGGTCGGCGTCGATCCGCAGATCGAATCGGCGAATTTCCAGTTCGGCATCTATGCCCAAGACGACTGGGACGTGACGGACCGGCTGACGCTGAACCTCGGCGTGCGCTGGGACTATGAGCGGACGCCTGCGTTCCTCGACTATGTCCATCCGGCGGCGCAGGTCACGGCTGTCGGCCCGGCCAACTATCCGAACCTGACCAACGCCAACTACAATATCCGCGATTACATCTCGACGGGCAGCGAGCGTAAGGCGTTCACGGGTGCATGGCAGCCGCGCCTGGGCTTCAGCTGGGATCTGGACGAGGACGGCCGGTTCACGATCTTCGGCGGCTTCGGGCGTTCCTATGATCGCACCCAGTTCGACTTCATCCAGCAGGAGCTGGCGCAGGGACAGGCCGCCGGCCGCACCTTCAACTTCAACAATCCCGGCGACACGGTGAACGTGTGCGTGCCCAGCGCGACCTGCATCGCGTGGAACCCGGTCTATCTGACGCAGGCGGGTCGCGATGCGCTGGTGGCGGGTCTTCCCGCAGGCGCCGGCCGCGAGCTGCGCTTCATCAAGAACGACCTGAAGACGCCGTATTCGGATCAGTTCAGCCTCGGCGTGCGCGGGCGCTTCGGCAATGTCGATCTGGAAGTCGGCTATTCGCACGTCTCCAGCCATGACGGGTTCGTTTACCTGCTCGGCAACCGTCGCGCGAACGGCTCCTTCTTCCCCGCGACCGGCAATCCGGACTCGCCGTTCGGCTTCGCGCCGGCGCCGTTCGGATCGATCATCATCGGCGACAACGGAATCGAGACGCGCGCCGACACCGGCTATGCCAAGCTCACCAAGCGCTACACCCCGGCGTCGCCCTGGAGCCTCGACGCGACCTACACCTACACCAAGGCGGAGGAAAACCGGCAGTTCGGCGAGGTCTTCAGCCTCGATTTCCCGAGCATCCAGGATTATCCGTTCGCACCGTCGTCGGGCATCCGCACCCACCGCTTCGTGGCGGCGGGCACGGTCGACCTGCCGATCGGCGTGACGATGGCGGCCAAGTTCCAGATCGCGTCGCCGATCTGGATGAAGGCGCTGATCGGCATCCCGGGTACGCCGCCGAACCGCACGGTCACTTCGGTGGAGACCGAAGGCAATGGCGACCGCTGGGGCTTTCGCCAGATGGACCTTTCGGTCACCAAATATCTGCCGTTGCGCTTCCTCACCGACGACACCCAGATCTGGGTCCGTGTCGACGTGATCAACCTGTTCGACGACCGCAACTATAACGGGTTCAACAACATCACCGGACTGCGCAACACCAGCCTGGCGACCGATGGGCCGCCGCGCACGGTGAAGGTGTCGACCGGCTTCCGTTTCTGACCTCCCCTCCGCCACCGCGTGAGATTCGTCTCACGCGGTGGTACTTTCTGAATTCGCTGCCGGGAGACTCGGTGTGTACCGCAAGGCCTGCCTCACTGCCCTGTTCGCCTCCGCGCTGCTGGCCGGATGCACCAGAGCAGGGATCGAAGCCGCCCCTCCCGCCGCCGCGACCGGGCAAACCCAGGCAGAGCAGGCACGCTTTCTCGAGGACCTCAGCCGGCGGACCTTCAACTATTTCTGGGATACCACGAGCGCGGACACATGCCTCGCGCCCGATCGCTGGCCTTCGAATCCCTTTTCCAGCGTCGCCGCGACCGGGTTCGCGATCACGGCCTATGGTATCGGTGCCGAGCGCGGTTACGTCACGCGGCAGGCGGCAGCCGAACGGACGCTGAAATGCGTCGAATTCTATCACAATGCGCCCCAGGGGCCGGCGGCGACGGGCGTCTCCGGGTACAAGGGCTTCTTCTACCACTTCCTCCAGAACGACACCGGTCATCGCCGGGGCACGACCGAATTGTCGACGGTGGACACCAGCCTGCTGCTTGGCGGCATCCTGTTCGCGCAGAGCTATTACGATCGCAACAACCCCACCGAGCGCCGCATCCGCGAGCTGGCCGAGGCAATCTATCGCCGCGTCGACTGGAAATGGGCGCAGCGTACCGCCACGGGCACCGAGGCGCGCAACCTCGCCGGATCGCATGGCATCACGATGGGCTGGAAGCCCGAGCGCGGCTGGGAGACCCATGACTGGGTCGGCTATAACGAGGGCATGCTCGTCTATATCCTGGCGGCAGGATCGCCGACCCACGCGATCGACAAGGACGCATGGGACAAAGGCTGGGCAGCGAAGCTCGAAGAGGATTGGGGCACCTATTATGGGCAGGAGCATCTGACCTTCGAACCGCTGTTCGGGCACCAATACTCCCACGCATGGGTCGATTTCCGCGGCATCCGCGACGAATATATGGCGAAGAAGGGCATCGATTATTTCGAGAATAGCCGCCGCGCGACATTGGCGCAGCGCGCCTATGGGATCGACAACCCCAATCGCTGGAAGGGCTATTCCGGCGACATCTGGGGTTGGACCGCGTCGGACGGGCCCGGCGGATTCAACGGACTCAGCGTCAACGGCATCGAGCGCCGGTTCCAGGGTTATTCGGCGCGTGGCGTGAGTCCGAAGCGTGTGGTCGATGACGGCACCATCGTGCCGACCGCCGCAGGCGGATCGATCCCCTTCGCGCCTGAGGTCACCATTCCCGCGCTGATGGCGATGAAGGCGTTGTACGGCGACCGGCTCTACACCCGCTACGGGTTCAAAGATGCGTTCAACCCCAGCTTCACCTTCACCGGGCAGAACAGCCGCAGCGGCACTGTCGACGCCACATCCGGGTGGGTGGCGAAAGACCATCTCGGCATCGATCAGGGGCCGATCCTCGTCATGCTGGAGAACCATCGCAGCGGACTGGTGTGGCGGACGATGCGCAAGAATCCGCACGTCCGCACCGGGCTGAAGCGGCTCGGCTTCACCGGCGGGTGGCTCGAACGGCGCTAGGCCCGCAGCAGCAGCCCTTCATCGCGAACGTAATCGGAAGAGGAACCCGCCATGCGCATCGTCCGGACCCTCTTGCTCCTGCTCGCCGGGCTGATCGCCGCGCCCTTCGCCGCCGCGCAGCAGCTGACCGCGCGAGACGATGGCGCCGAGGCGCGCAAGGGCGAAACGGTGGTCCGGGTCACCGCACTCACCGACTCCATCCTGCGCGTGCGGATCGCGCGCGACGGCCGGTTTGGCGAAGATGCGAGCTGGGCCGTGTCGGCGCAGACGCGCAAGCGCCGCGCCGCGATCACGCCCGTCGCCGGCGGCTTCACCACTTCGGCGCTCCGTGTCCGCATCGATCCTGAAACGCTGCGCCTGTCGGTAACGGACCCGGACGGCAAGCCGATCACCAGCGACGCCGCGGATCCCGTCCGGCTCACCGGACGCGGTTTCGAACTCCGCAAGGCGCTGCCGGCGGGGGAGCACCTCTACGGCCTCGGCGACAAGACCGGCCCCTATGACCGGCGCGGCGCTTCCTATGTGAACTGGGCGACCGACGCATTCGGCTTCAGCGCGACCAGCGACCCGATCTACAAATCCATTCCCTTCTACATCTCGGTCGGCGGCCCGGGGGGCAGCTATGGCGTGTTCCTCGACAATAGCTGGCGCAGCTGGTTCGATCTCGGACAGCGCGAGACCGGCGTGCTGGCGATGGGCGCCCCCGATGGCCCGATCGACTATTACATCATCGCCGGGCCCAGCACCGCCGAGGTGGTGCGCCGCTACACCGATCTCACCGGCAAGGCGCCGCTGGTCCCGCGCTGGGCGCTCGGATACCAGCAATCGCGCTGGAGCTTCATGAACGATGGCGAGGTCCGTTCGATCGCGGGCCGGCTGCGCGGGGATCGCGTGCCGGTCGACGTGATCTGGCTCGACATCGATTTCCAGGATCGCAACCGCCCGTTCACGGTCGATACCAAGGCCTTTCCCGACCTGAAGAAGCTGGCGGGCGACATGAACGCGACGGGCATCCGGCTGGTCGCGATCACCGATCTCCACGTCGCGGCCCTGCCCGATCAGGGCTATGCCCCCTATGACAGCGGCCTGAAGGGCGATCATTTCGTCCGCAACGCCGATGGCAGCCTCTATGTCGCGCCGGTCTGGCCGGGGGCATCGGTATTTCCCGACTTCACGCGCGAAGCCACACGCCGCTGGTGGGGCGGCCTGTTCGGCGAGCTGCTCGATGCCGGGATCGCCGGCATCTGGGCCGACATGAACGAGCCCGCGGTGTTCAATACGCCGACCAAGACGATGCCGCTCGACGTCCGTCACCGGATCGAAGGAGACGATTTCGCCCCGCGCGAAGCCAACCATGCCGAGGCTCACAACATCTATGGCATGATGAACGTACGCGCGACGTTCGAGGGGCTTCAGCGGCTTCGTCCGAAACTGCGCCCGTTCGTGATGACCCGCGCCTCCTATGCCGGCGGACAGCGCTATTCGGCCACCTGGACCGGGGACAATAGTTCGACCTGGGATCATCTGAAGCTGTCGGTTCAGCAGACCGTGCATCTCGGTCTGTCGGGCTTCTCCTACACTGCCGTCGATATCGGCGGCTTTACCGGCGGACCGAGCCCGGAACTGCTGACCCGATGGTATCAGATCGGCGCGTTCACGCCGATCTTCCGCGTCCATGCTTCCAAGGGGACACCCCGCACCGAGCCCTGGGTCGACGGCCCCGAGCATCTCGCGATCCGCCGCCGCTTCATCGAAACACGCTACCGCCTGATGCCCTATTTTTATGCAGTGGCCGAGGAGAATGCGCGGACGGGCGACCCGATTCTGCGCCCGGTCTTCTACGACTATCCCGACGCGCTGACTGCGCCGTGCGACCAGTCGATGGCGTTCACCCTCGGCCGCAGCCTGCTAATCGCCGCATCGCCCAAGCCCGAATCGCCGCAGGGTTACGACATCTGCCTGCCCAAGGGCGGCTGGTTCGATTACTGGACCGGCCTGCCGGTCGAAGGCGAGCGCCAGCGCGAGACGCCGCAGCTCGATCGGCTGCCGGTCTATGTCCGCGCGGGCACGATCCTGCCACGCCAGCCGCTCGTCCAGAGCACTGCGGAAATCCCGCAGGGCCCGCTCGAACTGCACGTCTATCCGGGCGAAGGGTGCATGGGCGCGCTCTACTGGGACGATGGCGTCAGCGTGAACAGCGCCTTCCTTCGGCAGACGATTCGGTGCAGCGTCACCTCCACCGGCCTCGAGATCGAGTTCGGTACGCGCGAAGGGGCGTTCCGGCCGTGGTGGAAGGAGATCCGCGTGACGGTGCACGGATGGGAAGGGCAAGGCCGCGTCAGGGGCGTGGCGGTCACCGCCGACGCTGCGGCGCGGACCCTCGACTTCACCTTGCCTGATCAGCCGCGCGCCGGGCGGATCGCGATCACGCGATGATCGCACGCCTGCGCCAGGCGCCGCCGCGCGCACGGTTGCTGCTCTTCGCCTTCGGGGACTTCGCGTTCAATCTCTACTGGCAGAGCATCATGCTCTTCCTGCTGTTCTACTACACCGAGGCGCTCGACCTTCCGGTGGCGACCGCGGCGATGATCTACACCGTCGCGTCGATCTGGGACGGCATCGCCAATTTCATTGCCGGCGCGATTACCGACCGGAAGGTGCCCGGACGCGGCTATGGCCGGGTGCTGATCCTTGGCAGCGTGCCGCTGGGCCTCGCCTGCGTGCTCACCTATCTGCCGCCGCCGCTGGCGGGCGCCTGGGGCATCGCTTTCGTGGTGATCGGTCACTTGCTGTTCCGCAGCGCCTATGCGGCGATCAACGTGCCCTATCTGGCGATGAGCGCGCGGATCAGCCTCGACAGCCGCGACCGCGCATTCGTCGCGGGCATGCGGATGCTGTTCGGCACGATGGCCTGGGTGCTGGTCGCGCGCGGCACCGTGCCGATCGGCACCTGGCTCAGCGGCGGCGGCGTTTCCGCGCAGGCCTATCTCGGCGCGGCGGTCGTCTTCGCGATCGTCGCCACGGCGATCCTGTTGCTGGTGGGCGCGACCTATCGCGAAGAACAGGTGCCCACGCCCGCCGTGCCGCCTTCGATCATGAGAAGCCTGCGCAGCCTGCTCGCCAACCGCGCCTTTGTGACGCTCAACCTCGCGATGATGGCGATGATCTGCGCGGTCACCTTGCTCAACAAATCGGTACTCTATTACTTCAAATATTTCCTCGACGACGCGACTGCCGGACAATCGGCGCTGGCGTGGATGGGGCTGGTCAGCGGCGCGGCGGTGCCGTTGTGGATGGCGGTCCAGCGGGTGGCCGGCACGCGCAGCGTGTGGTTCTTCGCCGCCGGCCTGTGCATGGCGGGCCTCACGCTGTTCATGCTCGTCCGCATCGATCGCGTCGAGACGATGCAGCTGTTCCTCGTCGCGATGCAGGCGCTGATCGTCGGGCTGCACTTCGTCTTCTGGGCGATGTTGCCCAACACCATCGAATATGGCGAGCAGGTGACCGGGCTGCGCGTCGAAGGCGCCGTGTTCGGCCTCGCATCCCTGCTTCAGCGCGTCGCGATCGGACTTGCCACCACGGTGCTTGGCCTCGGCTTCGACGCTTCGGGCTTCGTCTCGAATGTCGCGCAGAGCGAAGCGACGCTGACCGGGATGCGCTGGACGATCGCCGCGGTGCCGCTCGCCTTCTTCGCCATTTCCTGCTTCCTGATGCTGCTCAACCCCCTGGGCAAGGGCGCGCACGCGAAGATCGTGCGCGACCTGCAGGGCGAAGGGCGCGACCCGGCCTAGCTTGCCTGAAGCTCGAACCGGGCATGGACGCCCGGCGCTTCGGCCGAAGGCGCGATCCAGACGTCGAACGTGCCGGGCTCGACGGTCGGCTTGTTCTCGCGGCCGATGAACAGCAATTGCTCGCGCGTCAGCTTGAAGGTCACCCGTTCCGATGCGCCGGGCGCGAGCCGGACGGTGCGATAGGCCTTCAGTTCGCGCACCGGGCGCGTCACGCTGGCGGTGCGATCGCGGATATAGAGCTGAACGACTTCCTCGGCGGTGCGGCTTCCCTTGTTGGTCACCAGCGCCGAGACGCCGATCTCGCCGTTCCAGCCCAGCGTAGCGGGCGCCGACAGCTCCGAATAAGCGATGTCGCCATAGGTCAGGCCGTGGCCGAACGGATAGAGCGCCGAGTTGGGAATTTCGCGCCACCGCGCCTTGTAGGGCTCGAGCTTGTCGTCGCTCGGATTGGGGCGGCCGGTCGGCTTGTGATCATAATGATAGGGCTGCTGGCCCGGGCGGCGCGGGAAGCTGCATGGCAGGCGTGCCGAGGGCCCGAAATCGCCGAACAATATGTCGGCGATCGCGTGGCCGCTCTCCGAGCCGAGAAACCAGGTGACGAGGATCGCCGGCGCCTTGGCTACCGCGCCCTCGAGCGCCAGCGCGCGGCCGTTGCGGAGCACGACTACCACCGGCTTGCCGGTCGCGGCCACTGCCTCGGCCAGCGCCTGTTGCGGCGCCGGGACGACGATCTCGGTGCGCGACTGCGCTTCGCCCGACATGCGCTCGCCCTCGCCGATCGAGAGCAGGACGATGTCGGCCCCCTGCGCCGCGGCCACCGCCGCTTCGATCCCGCCGGGAATCGCTTCCTCGATCCCCGAGCCCGGGGTGATGCTCACCAGAGCGGGATCGGCCACGGCGGCTTTGATGCCGGTGGCGAGATCGACCGCGAGCTTGTTGTCGCCATAGACGACCCAGCCGCCATTGAGATCGTGCGGGCCGGCCGCGAACGGGCCGATGATCGCGATCTTCCGGCCCGATTTGGGCAGGGGCAGCAGTGCGCCGTCATTCTTGAGCAGGACGATCGACTTGCGGCCAGATTCGCGCGCCAGCGCGAGCGCGGGCCTGGTGCGCGAGCGCGCCTTTTCGCGCTTCACGTCGATGCGGCGGAACGGATCGTCGAACAGGCCGAGCAGCGCCTTGGTCGCCAGCACCTTGCGTACCGATTC harbors:
- a CDS encoding glycoside hydrolase family 3 N-terminal domain-containing protein — encoded protein: MLDTRISRRAALLGAGAIAAWAASPARAMLQSATRLPVPAFIDPLIAQMTVAEKAGQLSLMAAAWGGSAAPSLNPASRGPNFEGQLEEVRKMQLTGVFNGNGAEMARRMQTAAMTQSRLKIPLIFAADIIHGHRTIFPIPLGEAASFDLDMMERTARMASYEAAACGIDWTFAPMVDIARDQRWGRTMEGAGEDVLLGELIAAARVRGFQGKDLKANDAMLACAKHFAAYGAAEAGLDYNTVDISERTLREVYLPPFRVAFDAGAITTMASFNELSGVPATGNEWLLRTLLRDEWGFEGFVVSDYTGDEEMIAHGFAADARDATKLAFLAGVDMSMQSGFYRQHLPDLVEAGEVPMARLDESVRKVLATKALLGLFDDPFRRIDVKREKARSRTRPALALARESGRKSIVLLKNDGALLPLPKSGRKIAIIGPFAAGPHDLNGGWVVYGDNKLAVDLATGIKAAVADPALVSITPGSGIEEAIPGGIEAAVAAAQGADIVLLSIGEGERMSGEAQSRTEIVVPAPQQALAEAVAATGKPVVVVLRNGRALALEGAVAKAPAILVTWFLGSESGHAIADILFGDFGPSARLPCSFPRRPGQQPYHYDHKPTGRPNPSDDKLEPYKARWREIPNSALYPFGHGLTYGDIAYSELSAPATLGWNGEIGVSALVTNKGSRTAEEVVQLYIRDRTASVTRPVRELKAYRTVRLAPGASERVTFKLTREQLLFIGRENKPTVEPGTFDVWIAPSAEAPGVHARFELQAS
- a CDS encoding TIM-barrel domain-containing protein, which produces MRIVRTLLLLLAGLIAAPFAAAQQLTARDDGAEARKGETVVRVTALTDSILRVRIARDGRFGEDASWAVSAQTRKRRAAITPVAGGFTTSALRVRIDPETLRLSVTDPDGKPITSDAADPVRLTGRGFELRKALPAGEHLYGLGDKTGPYDRRGASYVNWATDAFGFSATSDPIYKSIPFYISVGGPGGSYGVFLDNSWRSWFDLGQRETGVLAMGAPDGPIDYYIIAGPSTAEVVRRYTDLTGKAPLVPRWALGYQQSRWSFMNDGEVRSIAGRLRGDRVPVDVIWLDIDFQDRNRPFTVDTKAFPDLKKLAGDMNATGIRLVAITDLHVAALPDQGYAPYDSGLKGDHFVRNADGSLYVAPVWPGASVFPDFTREATRRWWGGLFGELLDAGIAGIWADMNEPAVFNTPTKTMPLDVRHRIEGDDFAPREANHAEAHNIYGMMNVRATFEGLQRLRPKLRPFVMTRASYAGGQRYSATWTGDNSSTWDHLKLSVQQTVHLGLSGFSYTAVDIGGFTGGPSPELLTRWYQIGAFTPIFRVHASKGTPRTEPWVDGPEHLAIRRRFIETRYRLMPYFYAVAEENARTGDPILRPVFYDYPDALTAPCDQSMAFTLGRSLLIAASPKPESPQGYDICLPKGGWFDYWTGLPVEGERQRETPQLDRLPVYVRAGTILPRQPLVQSTAEIPQGPLELHVYPGEGCMGALYWDDGVSVNSAFLRQTIRCSVTSTGLEIEFGTREGAFRPWWKEIRVTVHGWEGQGRVRGVAVTADAAARTLDFTLPDQPRAGRIAITR
- a CDS encoding glycoside-pentoside-hexuronide (GPH):cation symporter, whose amino-acid sequence is MIARLRQAPPRARLLLFAFGDFAFNLYWQSIMLFLLFYYTEALDLPVATAAMIYTVASIWDGIANFIAGAITDRKVPGRGYGRVLILGSVPLGLACVLTYLPPPLAGAWGIAFVVIGHLLFRSAYAAINVPYLAMSARISLDSRDRAFVAGMRMLFGTMAWVLVARGTVPIGTWLSGGGVSAQAYLGAAVVFAIVATAILLLVGATYREEQVPTPAVPPSIMRSLRSLLANRAFVTLNLAMMAMICAVTLLNKSVLYYFKYFLDDATAGQSALAWMGLVSGAAVPLWMAVQRVAGTRSVWFFAAGLCMAGLTLFMLVRIDRVETMQLFLVAMQALIVGLHFVFWAMLPNTIEYGEQVTGLRVEGAVFGLASLLQRVAIGLATTVLGLGFDASGFVSNVAQSEATLTGMRWTIAAVPLAFFAISCFLMLLNPLGKGAHAKIVRDLQGEGRDPA